A window from Megalobrama amblycephala isolate DHTTF-2021 linkage group LG9, ASM1881202v1, whole genome shotgun sequence encodes these proteins:
- the ctps1a gene encoding CTP synthase 1 isoform X3 produces MMHMIASMKYILVTGGVISGIGKGIIASSVGTILKSCGLHVTAIKIDPYINIDAGTFSPYEHGEVFVLDDGGEVDLDLGNYERFLDIRLTKDNNLTTGKIYQSVINKERRGDYLGKTVQVVPHITDAIQEWVMRQAKVPVDDDDVEPQVCVIELGGTVGDIESMPFIEAFRQFQFKVKRENFCNIHVSLVPQPSATGEQKTKPTQNSVRELRGLGLSPDLIMCRCSTPLENSVKEKISMFCHVEPEQVICVHDVSSIYRVPLLLENQGVVGYFSHRLDLPIETRPRKMLAKWKEMSDRSDRLLEHCSIALVGKYTKFSDSYASVIKALEHSALAISHKLEVKYVDSADLEPSTLQEEPVKYHEAWQKLCSADGILVPGGFGVRGTEGKIQAINWARRQKKPFLGVCLGMQLAVCEFARNMLDWKDANSTEFDPETKHPVVIDMPEHNPGQMGGTMRLGKRRTIFKTKNSILRKLYGDVDYVEERHRHRFESSSNMLDMVNPELKQHFEDKGFHFVGEDVEGERMEIIELDDHPYFVGVQYHPEFTSRPIKPSPPYFGLLLAAAGRLPGYIQKGCRLSPRDTYSDRSGSSSPDSEIADFKLCSIAQE; encoded by the exons ATGATG CATATGATTGCCAGTATGAAGTATATTCTGGTGACGGGTGGTGTGATCTCAGGCATTGGGAAAGGCATTATAGCCAGCAGTGTCGGCACGATTCTCAAGTCCTGCGGCCTGCATGTCACAGCCATCAAGATCGACCCGTACATCAACATAGATGCAGGAACCTTCTCACCATATGAGCACG gTGAGGTGTTTGTTTTGGATGATGGGGGAGAGGTCGATTTGGATCTGGGAAACTATGAACGTTTTCTGGACATCAGGCTTACCAAAGACAACAACCTGACCACAGGAAAAATCTACCAGTCTGTCATCAACAAAGAGCGCAGAGGAGATTACTTGGGCAAAACCGTACAGG TGGTGCCACACATAACTGATGCTATTCAGGAGTGGGTGATGCGTCAAGCTAAAGTTCctgtagatgatgatgatgttgagCCCCAGGTTTGCGTCATTGAG TTGGGCGGTACGGTCGGAGACATAGAGAGCATGCCTTTCATTGAGGCCTTCAGACAGTTCCAGTTTAAAGTGAAGAGAGAGAATTTCTGTAATATTCATGTCAGTCTGGTACCACAG CCCAGCGCTACAGGAGAGCAGAAGACCAAACCCACTCAGAACAGTGTGAGAGAGCTCAGAGGACTTGGACTGTCACCTGACCTG ATAATGTGCCGATGCTCCACTCCACTTGAAAACTCTGTTAAAGAGAAGATATCCATGTTCTGTCATGTTGAACCTGAACAG GTGATCTGCGTACATGATGTATCGTCCATCTACAGAGTGCCCCTGCTCTTAGAAAACCAGGGTGTTGTGGGTTACTTTTCACACAGACTTGATCTGCCCATTGAAACCAGACCCAGGAAGATGCTTGCAAAGTGGAAAGAGATGTCGGACAG ATCAGACAGGCTGTTGGAGCATTGCTCCATTGCTCTGGTGGGGAAGTACACCAAGTTCTCAGACTCGTATGCCTCTGTAATCAAAGCCCTGGAGCACTCCGCTCTCGCCATCAGCCACAAACTAGAGGTTAAG TATGTTGACTCTGCAGATTTGGAGCCCAGTACATTACAGGAAGAGCCAGTGAAGTACCATGAGGCCTGGCAGAAACTCTGCAGTGCGGA TGGTATTTTAGTACCTGGAGGTTTTGGAGTACGAGGGACAGAGGGCAAGATTCAAGCCATCAATTGGGCCAGGAGACAGAAGAAGCCTTTCTTGG GTGTGTGTTTGGGGATGCAGCTAGCTGTGTGTGAATTTGCTAGGAACATGTTGGATTGGAAAG ATGCTAACTCCACAGAATTTGACCCAGAAACAAAACATCCTGTG GTGATTGACATGCCAGAGCACAATCCAGGGCAAATGGGCGGAACTATGCGGTTGGGGAAAAGGCGAACTATTTTCAAAACCAAAAACAGCATACTTA gAAAACTTTACGGAGATGTAGATTATGTTGAGGAAAGACACAGGCATCGCTTTGAG tcctCTTCAAATATGTTAGATATG GTGAACCCAGAGCTGAAGCAGCATTTTGAGGACAAGGGCTTCCATTTTGTGGGTGAGGATGTGGAGGGAGAGAGAATGGAGATCATAGAGCTGGATG atCACCCATATTTTGTTGGTGTCCAGTATCACCCAGAATTCACATCCAGACCCATAAAACCATCTCCACCATACTTCGGCCTGCTGTTGGCTGCTGCAGGAAGGCTTCCAGGTTATATCCAGAAAGGTTGTCGACTGTCGCCACG AGACACATACAGTGACCGAAGTGGCAGCAGTTCTCCAGACTCAGAGATTGCAGATTTTAAACTGTGTTCAATTGCTCAGGAATAA
- the ctps1a gene encoding CTP synthase 1 isoform X2 yields MAQGWYKEWVKGWKIGEADWQMMTTMEEQEEHMIASMKYILVTGGVISGIGKGIIASSVGTILKSCGLHVTAIKIDPYINIDAGTFSPYEHGEVFVLDDGGEVDLDLGNYERFLDIRLTKDNNLTTGKIYQSVINKERRGDYLGKTVQVVPHITDAIQEWVMRQAKVPVDDDDVEPQVCVIELGGTVGDIESMPFIEAFRQFQFKVKRENFCNIHVSLVPQPSATGEQKTKPTQNSVRELRGLGLSPDLIMCRCSTPLENSVKEKISMFCHVEPEQVICVHDVSSIYRVPLLLENQGVVGYFSHRLDLPIETRPRKMLAKWKEMSDRSDRLLEHCSIALVGKYTKFSDSYASVIKALEHSALAISHKLEVKYVDSADLEPSTLQEEPVKYHEAWQKLCSADGILVPGGFGVRGTEGKIQAINWARRQKKPFLGVCLGMQLAVCEFARNMLDWKDANSTEFDPETKHPVVIDMPEHNPGQMGGTMRLGKRRTIFKTKNSILRKLYGDVDYVEERHRHRFEVNPELKQHFEDKGFHFVGEDVEGERMEIIELDDHPYFVGVQYHPEFTSRPIKPSPPYFGLLLAAAGRLPGYIQKGCRLSPRDTYSDRSGSSSPDSEIADFKLCSIAQE; encoded by the exons CATATGATTGCCAGTATGAAGTATATTCTGGTGACGGGTGGTGTGATCTCAGGCATTGGGAAAGGCATTATAGCCAGCAGTGTCGGCACGATTCTCAAGTCCTGCGGCCTGCATGTCACAGCCATCAAGATCGACCCGTACATCAACATAGATGCAGGAACCTTCTCACCATATGAGCACG gTGAGGTGTTTGTTTTGGATGATGGGGGAGAGGTCGATTTGGATCTGGGAAACTATGAACGTTTTCTGGACATCAGGCTTACCAAAGACAACAACCTGACCACAGGAAAAATCTACCAGTCTGTCATCAACAAAGAGCGCAGAGGAGATTACTTGGGCAAAACCGTACAGG TGGTGCCACACATAACTGATGCTATTCAGGAGTGGGTGATGCGTCAAGCTAAAGTTCctgtagatgatgatgatgttgagCCCCAGGTTTGCGTCATTGAG TTGGGCGGTACGGTCGGAGACATAGAGAGCATGCCTTTCATTGAGGCCTTCAGACAGTTCCAGTTTAAAGTGAAGAGAGAGAATTTCTGTAATATTCATGTCAGTCTGGTACCACAG CCCAGCGCTACAGGAGAGCAGAAGACCAAACCCACTCAGAACAGTGTGAGAGAGCTCAGAGGACTTGGACTGTCACCTGACCTG ATAATGTGCCGATGCTCCACTCCACTTGAAAACTCTGTTAAAGAGAAGATATCCATGTTCTGTCATGTTGAACCTGAACAG GTGATCTGCGTACATGATGTATCGTCCATCTACAGAGTGCCCCTGCTCTTAGAAAACCAGGGTGTTGTGGGTTACTTTTCACACAGACTTGATCTGCCCATTGAAACCAGACCCAGGAAGATGCTTGCAAAGTGGAAAGAGATGTCGGACAG ATCAGACAGGCTGTTGGAGCATTGCTCCATTGCTCTGGTGGGGAAGTACACCAAGTTCTCAGACTCGTATGCCTCTGTAATCAAAGCCCTGGAGCACTCCGCTCTCGCCATCAGCCACAAACTAGAGGTTAAG TATGTTGACTCTGCAGATTTGGAGCCCAGTACATTACAGGAAGAGCCAGTGAAGTACCATGAGGCCTGGCAGAAACTCTGCAGTGCGGA TGGTATTTTAGTACCTGGAGGTTTTGGAGTACGAGGGACAGAGGGCAAGATTCAAGCCATCAATTGGGCCAGGAGACAGAAGAAGCCTTTCTTGG GTGTGTGTTTGGGGATGCAGCTAGCTGTGTGTGAATTTGCTAGGAACATGTTGGATTGGAAAG ATGCTAACTCCACAGAATTTGACCCAGAAACAAAACATCCTGTG GTGATTGACATGCCAGAGCACAATCCAGGGCAAATGGGCGGAACTATGCGGTTGGGGAAAAGGCGAACTATTTTCAAAACCAAAAACAGCATACTTA gAAAACTTTACGGAGATGTAGATTATGTTGAGGAAAGACACAGGCATCGCTTTGAG GTGAACCCAGAGCTGAAGCAGCATTTTGAGGACAAGGGCTTCCATTTTGTGGGTGAGGATGTGGAGGGAGAGAGAATGGAGATCATAGAGCTGGATG atCACCCATATTTTGTTGGTGTCCAGTATCACCCAGAATTCACATCCAGACCCATAAAACCATCTCCACCATACTTCGGCCTGCTGTTGGCTGCTGCAGGAAGGCTTCCAGGTTATATCCAGAAAGGTTGTCGACTGTCGCCACG AGACACATACAGTGACCGAAGTGGCAGCAGTTCTCCAGACTCAGAGATTGCAGATTTTAAACTGTGTTCAATTGCTCAGGAATAA
- the ctps1a gene encoding CTP synthase 1 isoform X1, giving the protein MAQGWYKEWVKGWKIGEADWQMMTTMEEQEEHMIASMKYILVTGGVISGIGKGIIASSVGTILKSCGLHVTAIKIDPYINIDAGTFSPYEHGEVFVLDDGGEVDLDLGNYERFLDIRLTKDNNLTTGKIYQSVINKERRGDYLGKTVQVVPHITDAIQEWVMRQAKVPVDDDDVEPQVCVIELGGTVGDIESMPFIEAFRQFQFKVKRENFCNIHVSLVPQPSATGEQKTKPTQNSVRELRGLGLSPDLIMCRCSTPLENSVKEKISMFCHVEPEQVICVHDVSSIYRVPLLLENQGVVGYFSHRLDLPIETRPRKMLAKWKEMSDRSDRLLEHCSIALVGKYTKFSDSYASVIKALEHSALAISHKLEVKYVDSADLEPSTLQEEPVKYHEAWQKLCSADGILVPGGFGVRGTEGKIQAINWARRQKKPFLGVCLGMQLAVCEFARNMLDWKDANSTEFDPETKHPVVIDMPEHNPGQMGGTMRLGKRRTIFKTKNSILRKLYGDVDYVEERHRHRFESSSNMLDMVNPELKQHFEDKGFHFVGEDVEGERMEIIELDDHPYFVGVQYHPEFTSRPIKPSPPYFGLLLAAAGRLPGYIQKGCRLSPRDTYSDRSGSSSPDSEIADFKLCSIAQE; this is encoded by the exons CATATGATTGCCAGTATGAAGTATATTCTGGTGACGGGTGGTGTGATCTCAGGCATTGGGAAAGGCATTATAGCCAGCAGTGTCGGCACGATTCTCAAGTCCTGCGGCCTGCATGTCACAGCCATCAAGATCGACCCGTACATCAACATAGATGCAGGAACCTTCTCACCATATGAGCACG gTGAGGTGTTTGTTTTGGATGATGGGGGAGAGGTCGATTTGGATCTGGGAAACTATGAACGTTTTCTGGACATCAGGCTTACCAAAGACAACAACCTGACCACAGGAAAAATCTACCAGTCTGTCATCAACAAAGAGCGCAGAGGAGATTACTTGGGCAAAACCGTACAGG TGGTGCCACACATAACTGATGCTATTCAGGAGTGGGTGATGCGTCAAGCTAAAGTTCctgtagatgatgatgatgttgagCCCCAGGTTTGCGTCATTGAG TTGGGCGGTACGGTCGGAGACATAGAGAGCATGCCTTTCATTGAGGCCTTCAGACAGTTCCAGTTTAAAGTGAAGAGAGAGAATTTCTGTAATATTCATGTCAGTCTGGTACCACAG CCCAGCGCTACAGGAGAGCAGAAGACCAAACCCACTCAGAACAGTGTGAGAGAGCTCAGAGGACTTGGACTGTCACCTGACCTG ATAATGTGCCGATGCTCCACTCCACTTGAAAACTCTGTTAAAGAGAAGATATCCATGTTCTGTCATGTTGAACCTGAACAG GTGATCTGCGTACATGATGTATCGTCCATCTACAGAGTGCCCCTGCTCTTAGAAAACCAGGGTGTTGTGGGTTACTTTTCACACAGACTTGATCTGCCCATTGAAACCAGACCCAGGAAGATGCTTGCAAAGTGGAAAGAGATGTCGGACAG ATCAGACAGGCTGTTGGAGCATTGCTCCATTGCTCTGGTGGGGAAGTACACCAAGTTCTCAGACTCGTATGCCTCTGTAATCAAAGCCCTGGAGCACTCCGCTCTCGCCATCAGCCACAAACTAGAGGTTAAG TATGTTGACTCTGCAGATTTGGAGCCCAGTACATTACAGGAAGAGCCAGTGAAGTACCATGAGGCCTGGCAGAAACTCTGCAGTGCGGA TGGTATTTTAGTACCTGGAGGTTTTGGAGTACGAGGGACAGAGGGCAAGATTCAAGCCATCAATTGGGCCAGGAGACAGAAGAAGCCTTTCTTGG GTGTGTGTTTGGGGATGCAGCTAGCTGTGTGTGAATTTGCTAGGAACATGTTGGATTGGAAAG ATGCTAACTCCACAGAATTTGACCCAGAAACAAAACATCCTGTG GTGATTGACATGCCAGAGCACAATCCAGGGCAAATGGGCGGAACTATGCGGTTGGGGAAAAGGCGAACTATTTTCAAAACCAAAAACAGCATACTTA gAAAACTTTACGGAGATGTAGATTATGTTGAGGAAAGACACAGGCATCGCTTTGAG tcctCTTCAAATATGTTAGATATG GTGAACCCAGAGCTGAAGCAGCATTTTGAGGACAAGGGCTTCCATTTTGTGGGTGAGGATGTGGAGGGAGAGAGAATGGAGATCATAGAGCTGGATG atCACCCATATTTTGTTGGTGTCCAGTATCACCCAGAATTCACATCCAGACCCATAAAACCATCTCCACCATACTTCGGCCTGCTGTTGGCTGCTGCAGGAAGGCTTCCAGGTTATATCCAGAAAGGTTGTCGACTGTCGCCACG AGACACATACAGTGACCGAAGTGGCAGCAGTTCTCCAGACTCAGAGATTGCAGATTTTAAACTGTGTTCAATTGCTCAGGAATAA
- the ctps1a gene encoding CTP synthase 1 isoform X6, which produces MAQGWYKEWVKGWKIGEADWQMMTTMEEQEEHMIASMKYILVTGGVISGIGKGIIASSVGTILKSCGLHVTAIKIDPYINIDAGTFSPYEHGEVFVLDDGGEVDLDLGNYERFLDIRLTKDNNLTTGKIYQSVINKERRGDYLGKTVQVVPHITDAIQEWVMRQAKVPVDDDDVEPQVCVIELGGTVGDIESMPFIEAFRQFQFKVKRENFCNIHVSLVPQPSATGEQKTKPTQNSVRELRGLGLSPDLIMCRCSTPLENSVKEKISMFCHVEPEQVICVHDVSSIYRVPLLLENQGVVGYFSHRLDLPIETRPRKMLAKWKEMSDRSDRLLEHCSIALVGKYTKFSDSYASVIKALEHSALAISHKLEVKYVDSADLEPSTLQEEPVKYHEAWQKLCSADGILVPGGFGVRGTEGKIQAINWARRQKKPFLGVCLGMQLAVCEFARNMLDWKDANSTEFDPETKHPVVIDMPEHNPGQMGGTMRLGKRRTIFKTKNSILRKLYGDVDYVEERHRHRFEVNPELKQHFEDKGFHFVGEDVEGERMEIIELDGAKLPITVWYRCWKPSSCRRSSLALF; this is translated from the exons CATATGATTGCCAGTATGAAGTATATTCTGGTGACGGGTGGTGTGATCTCAGGCATTGGGAAAGGCATTATAGCCAGCAGTGTCGGCACGATTCTCAAGTCCTGCGGCCTGCATGTCACAGCCATCAAGATCGACCCGTACATCAACATAGATGCAGGAACCTTCTCACCATATGAGCACG gTGAGGTGTTTGTTTTGGATGATGGGGGAGAGGTCGATTTGGATCTGGGAAACTATGAACGTTTTCTGGACATCAGGCTTACCAAAGACAACAACCTGACCACAGGAAAAATCTACCAGTCTGTCATCAACAAAGAGCGCAGAGGAGATTACTTGGGCAAAACCGTACAGG TGGTGCCACACATAACTGATGCTATTCAGGAGTGGGTGATGCGTCAAGCTAAAGTTCctgtagatgatgatgatgttgagCCCCAGGTTTGCGTCATTGAG TTGGGCGGTACGGTCGGAGACATAGAGAGCATGCCTTTCATTGAGGCCTTCAGACAGTTCCAGTTTAAAGTGAAGAGAGAGAATTTCTGTAATATTCATGTCAGTCTGGTACCACAG CCCAGCGCTACAGGAGAGCAGAAGACCAAACCCACTCAGAACAGTGTGAGAGAGCTCAGAGGACTTGGACTGTCACCTGACCTG ATAATGTGCCGATGCTCCACTCCACTTGAAAACTCTGTTAAAGAGAAGATATCCATGTTCTGTCATGTTGAACCTGAACAG GTGATCTGCGTACATGATGTATCGTCCATCTACAGAGTGCCCCTGCTCTTAGAAAACCAGGGTGTTGTGGGTTACTTTTCACACAGACTTGATCTGCCCATTGAAACCAGACCCAGGAAGATGCTTGCAAAGTGGAAAGAGATGTCGGACAG ATCAGACAGGCTGTTGGAGCATTGCTCCATTGCTCTGGTGGGGAAGTACACCAAGTTCTCAGACTCGTATGCCTCTGTAATCAAAGCCCTGGAGCACTCCGCTCTCGCCATCAGCCACAAACTAGAGGTTAAG TATGTTGACTCTGCAGATTTGGAGCCCAGTACATTACAGGAAGAGCCAGTGAAGTACCATGAGGCCTGGCAGAAACTCTGCAGTGCGGA TGGTATTTTAGTACCTGGAGGTTTTGGAGTACGAGGGACAGAGGGCAAGATTCAAGCCATCAATTGGGCCAGGAGACAGAAGAAGCCTTTCTTGG GTGTGTGTTTGGGGATGCAGCTAGCTGTGTGTGAATTTGCTAGGAACATGTTGGATTGGAAAG ATGCTAACTCCACAGAATTTGACCCAGAAACAAAACATCCTGTG GTGATTGACATGCCAGAGCACAATCCAGGGCAAATGGGCGGAACTATGCGGTTGGGGAAAAGGCGAACTATTTTCAAAACCAAAAACAGCATACTTA gAAAACTTTACGGAGATGTAGATTATGTTGAGGAAAGACACAGGCATCGCTTTGAG GTGAACCCAGAGCTGAAGCAGCATTTTGAGGACAAGGGCTTCCATTTTGTGGGTGAGGATGTGGAGGGAGAGAGAATGGAGATCATAGAGCTGGATG GAGCGAAGTTACCCATTACAGTCTGGTACAGGTGTTGGAAACCATCTTCTTGTCGCAGATCTTCCCTGGCACTATTTTGA
- the ctps1a gene encoding CTP synthase 1 isoform X5 — protein sequence MAQGWYKEWVKGWKIGEADWQMMTTMEEQEEHMIASMKYILVTGGVISGIGKGIIASSVGTILKSCGLHVTAIKIDPYINIDAGTFSPYEHGEVFVLDDGGEVDLDLGNYERFLDIRLTKDNNLTTGKIYQSVINKERRGDYLGKTVQVVPHITDAIQEWVMRQAKVPVDDDDVEPQVCVIELGGTVGDIESMPFIEAFRQFQFKVKRENFCNIHVSLVPQPSATGEQKTKPTQNSVRELRGLGLSPDLIMCRCSTPLENSVKEKISMFCHVEPEQVICVHDVSSIYRVPLLLENQGVVGYFSHRLDLPIETRPRKMLAKWKEMSDRSDRLLEHCSIALVGKYTKFSDSYASVIKALEHSALAISHKLEVKYVDSADLEPSTLQEEPVKYHEAWQKLCSADGILVPGGFGVRGTEGKIQAINWARRQKKPFLGVCLGMQLAVCEFARNMLDWKDANSTEFDPETKHPVVIDMPEHNPGQMGGTMRLGKRRTIFKTKNSILRKLYGDVDYVEERHRHRFESSSNMLDMVNPELKQHFEDKGFHFVGEDVEGERMEIIELDGAKLPITVWYRCWKPSSCRRSSLALF from the exons CATATGATTGCCAGTATGAAGTATATTCTGGTGACGGGTGGTGTGATCTCAGGCATTGGGAAAGGCATTATAGCCAGCAGTGTCGGCACGATTCTCAAGTCCTGCGGCCTGCATGTCACAGCCATCAAGATCGACCCGTACATCAACATAGATGCAGGAACCTTCTCACCATATGAGCACG gTGAGGTGTTTGTTTTGGATGATGGGGGAGAGGTCGATTTGGATCTGGGAAACTATGAACGTTTTCTGGACATCAGGCTTACCAAAGACAACAACCTGACCACAGGAAAAATCTACCAGTCTGTCATCAACAAAGAGCGCAGAGGAGATTACTTGGGCAAAACCGTACAGG TGGTGCCACACATAACTGATGCTATTCAGGAGTGGGTGATGCGTCAAGCTAAAGTTCctgtagatgatgatgatgttgagCCCCAGGTTTGCGTCATTGAG TTGGGCGGTACGGTCGGAGACATAGAGAGCATGCCTTTCATTGAGGCCTTCAGACAGTTCCAGTTTAAAGTGAAGAGAGAGAATTTCTGTAATATTCATGTCAGTCTGGTACCACAG CCCAGCGCTACAGGAGAGCAGAAGACCAAACCCACTCAGAACAGTGTGAGAGAGCTCAGAGGACTTGGACTGTCACCTGACCTG ATAATGTGCCGATGCTCCACTCCACTTGAAAACTCTGTTAAAGAGAAGATATCCATGTTCTGTCATGTTGAACCTGAACAG GTGATCTGCGTACATGATGTATCGTCCATCTACAGAGTGCCCCTGCTCTTAGAAAACCAGGGTGTTGTGGGTTACTTTTCACACAGACTTGATCTGCCCATTGAAACCAGACCCAGGAAGATGCTTGCAAAGTGGAAAGAGATGTCGGACAG ATCAGACAGGCTGTTGGAGCATTGCTCCATTGCTCTGGTGGGGAAGTACACCAAGTTCTCAGACTCGTATGCCTCTGTAATCAAAGCCCTGGAGCACTCCGCTCTCGCCATCAGCCACAAACTAGAGGTTAAG TATGTTGACTCTGCAGATTTGGAGCCCAGTACATTACAGGAAGAGCCAGTGAAGTACCATGAGGCCTGGCAGAAACTCTGCAGTGCGGA TGGTATTTTAGTACCTGGAGGTTTTGGAGTACGAGGGACAGAGGGCAAGATTCAAGCCATCAATTGGGCCAGGAGACAGAAGAAGCCTTTCTTGG GTGTGTGTTTGGGGATGCAGCTAGCTGTGTGTGAATTTGCTAGGAACATGTTGGATTGGAAAG ATGCTAACTCCACAGAATTTGACCCAGAAACAAAACATCCTGTG GTGATTGACATGCCAGAGCACAATCCAGGGCAAATGGGCGGAACTATGCGGTTGGGGAAAAGGCGAACTATTTTCAAAACCAAAAACAGCATACTTA gAAAACTTTACGGAGATGTAGATTATGTTGAGGAAAGACACAGGCATCGCTTTGAG tcctCTTCAAATATGTTAGATATG GTGAACCCAGAGCTGAAGCAGCATTTTGAGGACAAGGGCTTCCATTTTGTGGGTGAGGATGTGGAGGGAGAGAGAATGGAGATCATAGAGCTGGATG GAGCGAAGTTACCCATTACAGTCTGGTACAGGTGTTGGAAACCATCTTCTTGTCGCAGATCTTCCCTGGCACTATTTTGA
- the ctps1a gene encoding CTP synthase 1 isoform X4: MIASMKYILVTGGVISGIGKGIIASSVGTILKSCGLHVTAIKIDPYINIDAGTFSPYEHGEVFVLDDGGEVDLDLGNYERFLDIRLTKDNNLTTGKIYQSVINKERRGDYLGKTVQVVPHITDAIQEWVMRQAKVPVDDDDVEPQVCVIELGGTVGDIESMPFIEAFRQFQFKVKRENFCNIHVSLVPQPSATGEQKTKPTQNSVRELRGLGLSPDLIMCRCSTPLENSVKEKISMFCHVEPEQVICVHDVSSIYRVPLLLENQGVVGYFSHRLDLPIETRPRKMLAKWKEMSDRSDRLLEHCSIALVGKYTKFSDSYASVIKALEHSALAISHKLEVKYVDSADLEPSTLQEEPVKYHEAWQKLCSADGILVPGGFGVRGTEGKIQAINWARRQKKPFLGVCLGMQLAVCEFARNMLDWKDANSTEFDPETKHPVVIDMPEHNPGQMGGTMRLGKRRTIFKTKNSILRKLYGDVDYVEERHRHRFESSSNMLDMVNPELKQHFEDKGFHFVGEDVEGERMEIIELDDHPYFVGVQYHPEFTSRPIKPSPPYFGLLLAAAGRLPGYIQKGCRLSPRDTYSDRSGSSSPDSEIADFKLCSIAQE, translated from the exons ATGATTGCCAGTATGAAGTATATTCTGGTGACGGGTGGTGTGATCTCAGGCATTGGGAAAGGCATTATAGCCAGCAGTGTCGGCACGATTCTCAAGTCCTGCGGCCTGCATGTCACAGCCATCAAGATCGACCCGTACATCAACATAGATGCAGGAACCTTCTCACCATATGAGCACG gTGAGGTGTTTGTTTTGGATGATGGGGGAGAGGTCGATTTGGATCTGGGAAACTATGAACGTTTTCTGGACATCAGGCTTACCAAAGACAACAACCTGACCACAGGAAAAATCTACCAGTCTGTCATCAACAAAGAGCGCAGAGGAGATTACTTGGGCAAAACCGTACAGG TGGTGCCACACATAACTGATGCTATTCAGGAGTGGGTGATGCGTCAAGCTAAAGTTCctgtagatgatgatgatgttgagCCCCAGGTTTGCGTCATTGAG TTGGGCGGTACGGTCGGAGACATAGAGAGCATGCCTTTCATTGAGGCCTTCAGACAGTTCCAGTTTAAAGTGAAGAGAGAGAATTTCTGTAATATTCATGTCAGTCTGGTACCACAG CCCAGCGCTACAGGAGAGCAGAAGACCAAACCCACTCAGAACAGTGTGAGAGAGCTCAGAGGACTTGGACTGTCACCTGACCTG ATAATGTGCCGATGCTCCACTCCACTTGAAAACTCTGTTAAAGAGAAGATATCCATGTTCTGTCATGTTGAACCTGAACAG GTGATCTGCGTACATGATGTATCGTCCATCTACAGAGTGCCCCTGCTCTTAGAAAACCAGGGTGTTGTGGGTTACTTTTCACACAGACTTGATCTGCCCATTGAAACCAGACCCAGGAAGATGCTTGCAAAGTGGAAAGAGATGTCGGACAG ATCAGACAGGCTGTTGGAGCATTGCTCCATTGCTCTGGTGGGGAAGTACACCAAGTTCTCAGACTCGTATGCCTCTGTAATCAAAGCCCTGGAGCACTCCGCTCTCGCCATCAGCCACAAACTAGAGGTTAAG TATGTTGACTCTGCAGATTTGGAGCCCAGTACATTACAGGAAGAGCCAGTGAAGTACCATGAGGCCTGGCAGAAACTCTGCAGTGCGGA TGGTATTTTAGTACCTGGAGGTTTTGGAGTACGAGGGACAGAGGGCAAGATTCAAGCCATCAATTGGGCCAGGAGACAGAAGAAGCCTTTCTTGG GTGTGTGTTTGGGGATGCAGCTAGCTGTGTGTGAATTTGCTAGGAACATGTTGGATTGGAAAG ATGCTAACTCCACAGAATTTGACCCAGAAACAAAACATCCTGTG GTGATTGACATGCCAGAGCACAATCCAGGGCAAATGGGCGGAACTATGCGGTTGGGGAAAAGGCGAACTATTTTCAAAACCAAAAACAGCATACTTA gAAAACTTTACGGAGATGTAGATTATGTTGAGGAAAGACACAGGCATCGCTTTGAG tcctCTTCAAATATGTTAGATATG GTGAACCCAGAGCTGAAGCAGCATTTTGAGGACAAGGGCTTCCATTTTGTGGGTGAGGATGTGGAGGGAGAGAGAATGGAGATCATAGAGCTGGATG atCACCCATATTTTGTTGGTGTCCAGTATCACCCAGAATTCACATCCAGACCCATAAAACCATCTCCACCATACTTCGGCCTGCTGTTGGCTGCTGCAGGAAGGCTTCCAGGTTATATCCAGAAAGGTTGTCGACTGTCGCCACG AGACACATACAGTGACCGAAGTGGCAGCAGTTCTCCAGACTCAGAGATTGCAGATTTTAAACTGTGTTCAATTGCTCAGGAATAA